A single window of Scomber scombrus chromosome 12, fScoSco1.1, whole genome shotgun sequence DNA harbors:
- the ndst2a gene encoding bifunctional heparan sulfate N-deacetylase/N-sulfotransferase 2 yields MVGAGLGVWKLMRGVRQLELHRLILALIIFCLLSMAFLAYYVSNSPKIKEAPPLPFSDCGGGGGMSQGASTGAAGGGPGVQRAPLFLPPRQGRLRQVKSVDNSRTEPVVLVFVESIYSQLGQEIVAILESSRFRYRTEIAPGKGDMPTLTERNRGRYTLIIYENVLKYVNLDAWNRDLLDKYCAEYGVGVIGFFKANENSLLSAQLKGFPLFLHSHLGLRDYRINPNAPLLYITKPNQVEQGSLPGDDWTIFQSNHSTYEPVLLASTKSYEALAHVGSSPLRALHATVVQDLGLHDGIQRVLFGNNLNYWLHKLVFVDAIAYLTGKRLCLSLDRHILVDVDDIFVGKEGTRMKVSDVEALLNTQSKLRALVPNFTFNLGFSGKFYHTGTDEEDRGDDMLLQHRMDFWWFPHMWSHMQPHLFHNVSVLAEQMRLNKIFAQEHGIPTDMGYAVAPHHSGVYPVHSQLYEAWKSVWNIKVTSTEEYPHLRPARYRRGFIHNGIQVLPRQTCGLFTHTIFYNEYPGGSKELDKSIRGGELFLTVLLNPISIFMTHLSNYGNDRLGLYTFESLVKFVQCWTNLRLQTLPPVHLAEKYFQIFPEERDPLWQNPCHDKRHKDIWSKEKTCDRLPKFLVIGPQKTGTTALHSFLSLHPAITSSFPSPTTFEEIQFFSGANYDNGIDWYMDFFPFPSNVSTDFMFEKSANYFDTEVAPKRAAALLPRAKILAVLINPSDRAYSWYQHQRAHQDPAALNNTFHAVVTAGPSAPKDILALQRRCLNPGSYAAHLERWLQHYQPSQLHIVDGALLRSNPTLVMEGIQRFLGVTPIFNYTQALMYDDSKGFWCQRAEGGRAKCLGKSKGRKYPEMSPESRAFLAEYYHEHNMELLHLLNRLGQPLPSWLRQELQSTSWS; encoded by the exons ATGGTAGGTGCAGGCTTGGGTGTGTGGAAGCTAATGCGAGGTGTCCGCCAGCTGGAGCTTCACCGCCTCATCCTGGCACTCATCATCTTCTGCTTGCTGTCCATGGCCTTCCTAGCTTACTATGTCTCCAACAGCCCCAAGATTAAGGAGGCTCCCCCTCTGCCCTTCAGTGactgtggtggaggaggagggatgtcACAGGGAGCAAGTACTGGGGCCGCAGGTGGAGGGCCAGGTGTCCAGAGGGCACCGCTTTTCCTTCCACCACGCCAGGGCCGACTGCGACAGGTAAAGTCAGTAGACAATTCCAGGACAGAGCCTGTAGTTCTGGTGTTTGTAGAGAGCATCTACTCCCAGCTGGGCCAGGAGATTGTAGCTATATTAGAGTCTAGCCGCTTCCGCTACCGGACAGAAATAGCTCCGGGTAAAGGCGACATGCCCACATTGACGGAGCGTAACCGTGGACGCTATACACTGATCATctatgaaaatgtgttgaaatatgTCAACCTGGACGCATGGAACCGTGACTTGCTGGATAAATACTGTGCTGAGTATGGAGTAGGTGTCATTGGCTTCTTCAAAGCTAATGAAAACTCTCTTCTCAGTGCACAGCTCAAAGGTTTCCCCCTCTTTCTGCACTCACACCTGGGACTCAGGGACTACCGCATCAACCCCAATGCTCCCCTCCTCTACATCACTAAGCCCAACCAGGTGGAGCAGGGCTCTTTACCAGGGGATGACTGGACCATTTTCCAGTCCAACCACTCTACCTATGAACCAGTGCTTCTGGCCAGCACCAAGTCCTATGAGGCACTGGCACATGTTGGATCCAGCCCCCTGCGGGCTCTACATGCCACAGTGGTCCAGGACTTAGGGCTCCACGATGGCATTCAGAGAGTTCTGTTTGGGAACAACCTGAACTACTGGCTTCACAAGCTGGTGTTTGTAGATGCCATTGCCTACCTGACAGGGAAGAGACTGTGTCTGTCCTTGGACCGCCACATCCTGGTGGACGTGGATGATATATTCGTTGGCAAGGAGGGAACTCGTATGAAGGTGTCAGACGTAGAG GCGTTGCTCAACACTCAAAGCAAGCTGAGAGCACTGGTCCCTAATTTCACCTTCAACTTGGGATTTTCTGGAAAGTTCTATCACACAG gcaccGATGAAGAGGATCGGGGAGATGACATGCTGCTGCAACATAGGATGGACTTTTGGTGGTTTCCTCACATGTGGAGCCACATGCAGCCTCACCTCTTTCACAATGTCAGTGTCCTGGCTGAGCAGATGAGACTCAACAAGATCTTTGCTCAG GAGCACGGCATCCCAACAGATATGGGCTATGCAGTGGCTCCACACCACTCCGGGGTTTACCCGGTTCACAGCCAGCTCTACGAGGCCTGGAAGTCTGTGTGGAACATCAAAGTGACCAGCACTGAGGAATACCCTCATCTGCGGCCAGCTCGATACCGCCGTGGCTTCATCCACAATGGGATCCAG gtgttgCCCAGACAGACCTGTGGTCTCTTCACTCACACAATCTTCTATAATGAATACCCAGGAGGCTCAAAAGAGCTGGACAAGAGCATCAGAGGAGGAGAACTCTTCCTCACTGTCCTCCTAAACCCT ATCAGTATCTTCATGACCCACCTGTCTAACTATGGCAACGACCGTCTGGGTCTGTACACCTTTGAGTCTTTGGTTAAATTTGTCCAGTGTTGGACCAACCTCAGGCTGCAGACCCTGCCCCCTGTCCACCTTGCTGAGAAATACTTTCAGATCTTCCCTGAGGAGAGAGACCCACTCTGGCAG aaCCCTTGTCAtgacaaaagacacaaagataTTTGGTCTAAAGAAAAGACCTGTGACCGACTCCCCAAGTTCCTGGTCATTGGACCCCAGAAAACAG GCACCACAGCGCTTCATTCATTCCTGAGCCTTCACCCAGCCATCACCAGCTCCTTCCCCAGTCCCACCACCTTCGAGGAGATCCAGTTCTTCAGTGGAGCAAACTACGACAATGGGATTGACTG GTACATGGACTTCTTCCCATTCCCTTCCAATGTCAGCACAGATTTTATGTTTGAGAAGAGTGCCAACTACTTTGACACAGAAGTAGCACCCAAGAGAGCTGCTGCCCTGCTACCCAGAGCCAAAATCCTTGCGGTGCTCATCAACCCGTCTGACAGGGCCTATTCCTGGTACCAG CACCAGAGGGCCCACCAGGACCCTGCAGCCCTTAACAACACTTTCCATGCAGTGGTGACAGCAGGCCCCTCGGCCCCCAAGGACATACTGGCCCTCCAGAGACGCTGCCTTAACCCCGGGTCCTATGCTGCTCACCTTGAACGATGGCTGCAACACTACCAGCCTAGCCAG TTGCACATTGTGGACGGGGCCCTGCTGCGGTCCAACCCAACGCTGGTGATGGAGGGAATCCAGAGATTCCTCGGCGTCACTCCGATCTTCAACTACACCCAGGCTCTAAT GTATGATGACAGCAAAGGTTTCTGGTGTCAGCGGGCGGAAGGAGGTCGAGCCAAGTGTCTGGGGAAGAGTAAAGGCAGGAAGTACCCAGAGATGAGTCCTGAG